The DNA segment ACATCCGGGTGCCGCGTCAATTCCATATACAGCGCATCGAGTTGCGCCTTGGAGGTGGCGCGCACGGTGCAGGTCAGCGCCAGGTAGTTGCCAGCTTTCGAGACGCGCATTTCCATCGTCGCCGCGTCGAAATCCGGCGCGTGGCGCAGCACGACTTCCGCTATCGCCTGGGCAAAGCCATCGCTGCGCACGCCCATGATCTTGACGGGAAAATCGCAGGGAAATTCGAGCAGCGAGGGGGTGTCCCCAGATTTGCCAGTGAGTTCGCTCATCCTGCCCTCATCACCGTGGCCTTGAACTCCTGATACCACGCATACATGTTGGCAAACACCGGTCCCGGAACGCCCTTGCCGATCGACTTACCGTCCAGCGTCACGATCGGCAGCACTTCTCGGGTCGAGGAAGTCAGCCACAGTTCGTCGGCGCTGCGCACTTCTTCCTCGCGCACGTCGCGCACTTCGCTGCGCAGGCCATGTTGCGCGGCGAGTTCCAGCACGACGTCGTAGGTGATGCCGGGCAGCATGAGGTGATTCTTGATTGGCGCCAGCAGCATGCCGTCGTTCACGACGAAGATGTTCGACGCCGAGCCCTCGGACAGAAAGCCGTCGCGCAACAGCACGGTCTCGATGCAGCCGGCGGCGACAGACATCTGGCGCAGCAGGCAGTTCGCCAGCAGCGATGTGGTCTTGAGATCGCAACGCAGCCAGCGGATGTCGGCGGCGGTCACCGCCGCCACACCCTGCTCGCGCTGCTCCGGCGAGGATGTGCTCAGATCCTCGCCCATCATGAAGATAGTGGGCCGCACCACGGCAGGGAAAGCGTGATTGCGCCTGCTGTCGACGCCGCGCGTGATTTGCAGATACAGCGACTGGTCGGCGTAGTCGGCCTGCTCGATCATGCGGTAAATGATCTGTGTCCATTCCTGCTGCGTTTTCGGATTGGCCAGGCCGATGCCGTCGAGGCTGGCTTGCAAGCGCTGCAAATGCTGACCCAATCTGAATGGACGGCGCGAATAGACGGGAATGACTTCATACACGCCATCGCCGAACAGAAAGCCGCGATCCATCACCGGGACTTTGGCATCCTCGATGGAGAGAAACTCGCCGTTCAGATAAACAATATTCATCCCCAAAACCCTACTTTAAGCCACAGAGGTCACAGAGGGCACAGAGAAAATACGGGTTTTCGGGTGGTGGCCGCGCTCACCCTTCGAGTGAGAACACCTACTGAAGCAAGGTATCGACTTTCCTCTGTGATCTCTGTGTACTCTGTGGCTAACTGCTTTTCTTTTTCTAAATTCATCGCACCATTTCCGTTATTGCAGCCACAGTTTAAGCGTATCCCAGCCGCGTCCGAGCATGCCGGCCATGGGCACATCTTCCAGCGCATAGACCGGAAACTGTCCCCACGGCTTGTTGTCGACGAAGAGCTTCAATGTCCCGACCTGCGCGCCCTTCTGCACCGGCGCCAGCAGCGGCTGGCGCGTTTCCAATTGTGCCTTGATGCTCTCCTTTGCCGTGCCCTTCGGCAGCGAGACGACGAAGTCGTCGTTGAAGCCGGCAGCCAGCGTCGATTGTGCGCCCTTGAATATCCGTACCTGCGATACGGCCTGTCCCTTGTTGTAGAGCTTGACGCCGTCGAAGGCCTGGAAGCCGTAGTTGAGCAGCTTCAACGATTCCTGCGTGCGCGCATCGTCCGAGGCCGTGCCCAGCACTACCGAAATCAGCCGCCGCTCGCCGCGCTTGGCGGTGCCGATCAGGCAATAGCCTGCCGCTTCCGAGTGGCCGGTCTTGAGACCGTCCACCGTGGGATCGAGCCAGAGCAGGCGATTGCGGTTGTACTGGTGGATGCCGTTGAAACTGTATTCCTTCGCCGCATGCAGCGTGTGCGCTTCGGGAAAGTCGCGCATCAGGGCTGCCGCCAGCCGCGCCATATCGCCGGCGGTCGACACATGTCCCGGCTGCGGCCCGTCGAAATAGCCGCTGGCATTGAGGAAATGCGTCTTGCTCATGCCAAGCAGCGTCGCCTGCCGGTTCATGGTCGCGGCGAAGCCATCCTCGCTGCCTGCGATGGCTTCGGCCAGTGCCACGGCGGCATCGTTGCCGGACTGGATGATCATGCCCTTCAACAAGTCGTCAACCTTTACCTTGTGGCTGACTTCGATGAAGCTGCGTGATCCCGGCGTGCGCCAGGCGCGCTCCGATACCGTTACGGTCTGGTCGAGGCGGAGCGTATTCTGCTTGAGTGCGGCATAGGTGAGATAGGCCGTCATGACCTTGGTCAGCGAGGCCGGTTCCAGCGGCATATCGCTATTATTCGCGGCCAGCACCTGGCCCGAGCCGTAATCGAGCAGTGCCCAGGCACGGGCGGCGAGAACCGGCGACGGCGTTTGCGCCTGCACCGCCGGCAGGCCCGCAAACAGGCAGAGCAATAAAATCAGGAAGCGCATGAGGAAAGGAGCGTAGGTGGACGGGCAAGGCGCCGACCGCACGAAAACATGGGGTGGCAGATTATATCGCCCTGCCGACAGGTCCTATTAACGTGAAAAACAGCAGCGGCGGAGCCGCGAAAACCAGCCGCGCCTGGAAAATGATGCTATGCAAAGCGAGCCCTGGAGCAGGCATGGGGGCAGGGAGCGTTCAATTTGCCTTTGCGTTTTTAAATCACAGAGGTGCCATCCTCCTGCTTGAGCGTTAACGCACCAGCACCGGCTTCATCTCCAGCAACTCGGCCAGCTTCGCAGCGATGTCGCGCGCCTCCTGGGCATCGGCCCAGGGCCCGAGCTGGACGCGAAACAGGTTGCCCGCGGTGCGCACCACCAGTTTGTCGCCCATGTCGCCCAGCTCGCGCGCCAGCCGCGATTTCAGGGCTT comes from the Georgfuchsia toluolica genome and includes:
- a CDS encoding D-alanyl-D-alanine carboxypeptidase family protein produces the protein MRFLILLLCLFAGLPAVQAQTPSPVLAARAWALLDYGSGQVLAANNSDMPLEPASLTKVMTAYLTYAALKQNTLRLDQTVTVSERAWRTPGSRSFIEVSHKVKVDDLLKGMIIQSGNDAAVALAEAIAGSEDGFAATMNRQATLLGMSKTHFLNASGYFDGPQPGHVSTAGDMARLAAALMRDFPEAHTLHAAKEYSFNGIHQYNRNRLLWLDPTVDGLKTGHSEAAGYCLIGTAKRGERRLISVVLGTASDDARTQESLKLLNYGFQAFDGVKLYNKGQAVSQVRIFKGAQSTLAAGFNDDFVVSLPKGTAKESIKAQLETRQPLLAPVQKGAQVGTLKLFVDNKPWGQFPVYALEDVPMAGMLGRGWDTLKLWLQ
- a CDS encoding YbeD family protein, which translates into the protein MSELTGKSGDTPSLLEFPCDFPVKIMGVRSDGFAQAIAEVVLRHAPDFDAATMEMRVSKAGNYLALTCTVRATSKAQLDALYMELTRHPDVKVVL
- a CDS encoding D-amino acid aminotransferase gives rise to the protein MNIVYLNGEFLSIEDAKVPVMDRGFLFGDGVYEVIPVYSRRPFRLGQHLQRLQASLDGIGLANPKTQQEWTQIIYRMIEQADYADQSLYLQITRGVDSRRNHAFPAVVRPTIFMMGEDLSTSSPEQREQGVAAVTAADIRWLRCDLKTTSLLANCLLRQMSVAAGCIETVLLRDGFLSEGSASNIFVVNDGMLLAPIKNHLMLPGITYDVVLELAAQHGLRSEVRDVREEEVRSADELWLTSSTREVLPIVTLDGKSIGKGVPGPVFANMYAWYQEFKATVMRAG